The nucleotide sequence CCAAATGATGCCAGTGAGTAAGCCAAAGCTCATGTCATTTTAAAGTTTACCTACagccatgggcgcagatcctggggGCAAGCAGGgacttgtcccccccccccaaaaaaaaaaagaattttggGGCTAGAGGGGACATAACACAATATGTCACCCCATTTTTGGCTAGAAAGTTCCAAAACATCTCACCATTTTGTATCTAAGCATcctataatataaatacaaaaatcctcaaagggggagggggtgacccgTTATACCCCTTCCCCAGTTGTTGCTAGAAAGTTACAAAACATCTTAACATTTTGCATCTATAGGGACctttcattttacaaaaatcacattttaacTGGACTGGGGTAGACTTGGACTCAGCATTGGGGGGTTTGGACTCGGCTTGTCCTGGACTCTGACCAGGTGGACCGTACCTGGACTCAAACTAACTGGACTCAACTACAGCCATGTCAATTCCATTAAATATGTGTAGCAAACAGATAATTCATGCCTgctttaaacattttatttttcagaaaCTCATTACCAATCCCTCTTGCAATGTTGCAACACAGACTGACAAGTCTTCAACACACAGTGGATGTGGAGAGTCAGACGACATGCCCTGATGTTATGGTCAACCTTACTGCCCTTGACCACGACCATGTGTATGCAGTGCCCCGGCCCCAAGGACAGCCATCAGTGCTACTACCCATAGATGTGCCTTCACTCTCACTACAAGCCGTGAATATAGAGGCAGGCGCTTGCAATGAGCCGTCAACATCAACATCCCACTTTGATGAGACGGATAACTTGGTCAAGGACCCCACCTACTTTCcaggtgatgatgatgatgatgatgaaattgaCCAGATGGCCTGTAAGTTTCCTGAAGAGACTCCTTTCCCAGAGAGAGTGGTGGCAGATGACAAGTATTTAGTGTTTGGTTCTTGTCTGGACAAACTTTTCTACAAAATTAAATGTGATGATTGTTATTGCAATGTAGAAACTATAAGAAAAGTAGTGGTGGGTACTGGATTATTGGTTACTCTTCAGTGTATTTCTGGGCATGAGGTGATGAAATGGGCATCACAACCCCTGGAAGGAAGGATGCCTGTAGGTAATTTATTGACAGCTGCTTCCATTATGTATTCTGGCCTAACGTATCAACGCATCTTGTCATTTGCTAACCTTTTAAACCTGAAGTTATTTTCACCAACATTATTTTTTGATATTCAGAGGCAGTACCTCGTTCCAGAGATAAATTCATCTTGGGTCAAAGACCAGTCTTCGTTAGTAAGTAGCCTTAAAGGCAAACCGTTAAGTATGGTCGGCGATGGTCGCTGTGACTCTCCTGGTTATTCCGCAGAATATTGCAGCTACACATTAATGGACAAAAGTTGTAGACTTTGAATTCGTGCATCTGAGACCGGTTCCTCTGTCAAAATGGAGGCTGTTGGATTTACCAGATGTTTTCCTACGGTCCTGAATGACCATAAACTCAGTATTGAAAAGTTTGCTTCTGACAGGCATGTCTCAATCAGGAAATTAATGAAAGATAATCATGAAGGTGTCAAACacaattttgatgtttttcatTTAGCCAAAAATATTAGTTCAAAACTACGAAAAATTGCCAAGAAAAAGGGGAATGAGGAAATAGAGTGTTGGATTAAAGCTATTAATAACCATGTCTGGTATTGCAGTACAAATTGTGGAAAAGATCCCTCAATGTTACTCGAAATGTGGATGTCTCTTTCTCACCACATAACAGGTAAACATTCTTGGCATGATGATGAACGTTTTCAGTCATTCAAAGAAAGTTGCCACCAACCTATTGATCCAGAGATCAGTCGTCGCAAGAGATGGTTAGTGGATGGCTCGCCTGCACATAATGCTCCcaacaaaattattttgagCAAACGTCTATTGAATGACCTCAAATATTTGGCAGAATTTATGCATACCGGGGCATTAGAGGTCTACCATAATGTAGTTTTGAAGTATGCCCCTAAGAGACTTGAATTTGATTACCCTTATATGTCTGCTAGACTCAAATTAGCTGCCATGGACCACAATCATAATGTGGGAAGGTCCCATGCTGTTGTTCAGCAGCCTCGAACAGGTTCTAGTGTAAAAGGGGAACTTCAGTTTAAGAAGTGTTATTCTAAAATTCAGAAGCAGTGGGTGATCAAACcaatttatgaaaagaaaagtcTTGAGTATCTGTCTACAATGATGGCAGGTGTTATCAAACGGAAACAAGATCGAAGGATTGGGGCCATTGAGCAAGCCCCTGCCCCCAATATTGCTCCTGTGCCTGCACCAGAGAAAGAAGAAATGGTTGCAAAGCATTCATCCAGATTTTAATTTTGTACATGGCAAAGCACTTGTCTGGGTGTTCTTGAAATAAGTACAGCAATATGTAGGATATCCTTGCCATTTTAATCTATTCTTCTACTGTAGTGTACATATTTAAATGACTTCAACCTATTGCATTACTTAAATTGTATTATATTCACCTTAACAGTAACTAAGTGCAAAGATGAAATTCACATGATGTGAAGGATCTCTCATTTTTACATAACCTGCATGGAGAGGATTTTATTTTGTACTAAATtccctctttctttctttctgataTTAGTAGAGCAGCTTCAGTGTGCTGTAGTAAACGCCCGTCCAGTCAAGTCTTTATTTAACTACGTACAGTAGTGTCTTTCATTCTAAGGATAGACCATTGACAAAagtgtaataaatatttatatatatagagatagaaTTTACTGTTCTTCAAGTACTTTTTCTGTTCATGATTAGTATCATACTTTtgggaaaaaatattaaagGTTGAATACAGCTTCCAGATATCTTGAACAGTCCGAGGAGCAGGCACGTAGCCACCggaaggtggggtgggggggggggggcaagtgcaCACCCAATTTTTTCCAAAGGTTTGGTTGAATTTGAACTTATGTCAGTAAGTCCACCATTTTGTATATTAGCCCCTTAGATTCAAGCAAAAATCAcccatccccttagacccctcaccCAAAAAGCCGATGACTTATCAGTTATGTGCCCCCAAAACATCCAACGCTGGCTACGGCCCTGCCAGGGAGGTCTTTCTCTGACAGCCAACATGGATGGTGAATTTTGTACATTTATAAAGCTGGTCTGTAGAGTTCTTTTCAGCCAAGTTCTCAATGTCATCATCACCGACGGCATAGCATTTCATTTCATAAGGCAGCTATGGTAAACTGACAATGAAAATTCAAAAATGGGAGATGACTAAAAATTGTAAGGTATACTTACAAACCAATATATCTTTATTGATGCATAAACTATTTAACAAACTCCACACAGATACATATAAAAGTAACAAAGTAGTTGAGAGGAAGCCTTCCAAGCAACGGTCAATAGCGGTTAAAGTTCATTTCTTACTCTAATTGCAATGCCTCAGTAACCTCCCTAAATCCAATGTATTGTTCATGGGAATCTTCAGGGAAATGGCTTCTTATTTCGCCAACGCAGCATGAAGGGAGCACAATCCTCACACCTTTACCCAGAGGAACAGAATAATTTGGCCACAGAGCCAGCTGTGTATATGCCATTAGACGTCTTTGTCTGCAAAggaaaagaacaagaaatgaaaattttcattttcatgctGTTTCTGTAGTACTTGATCAAGGTATTTCAAGGCTTTCAAAGGgaagggtgagggtggggggggggacatgagGAAAGTTCAAGGATTAGAGTAATGGATTGGCAAAATTTATGTGTACGTAAAGTGGTATATATGTGAAATGTTGCTATCTTTGGCGCAAAGCATTGAACTCTTGGGAGTACCGATGGCTTATAGaaaaaatgttctcaaatgcaACTTAGGCTACCATATCAAAAAAAAAGTACCAAGTATGTAGGCTACCACTTTACTGCAATGGACAAAttgacacatacacacacatatacttTTCAATGCCAAAAGTGTAGAATGTTACATGGGTGTGCTCTTAAACATGCTGTACAGTAACAGAAATATTGTAGTGTTCAGTGTGCAGCAACTGAGTTGAAACAGCTTAAGAAGGCTTCAAATTCAATCAGACTCGCAGTAAATGTTTCATCACCGGACACTGTGACTATTACATCTCAAAATCTGATCATCTGCAAAACCACACTGTACAACTCTTACAATATAGACTAACATACATTATCTTTCTGTCTGTCGGTTTATCATCAACAAAATCTGGACTGAAGTGTGATAAAGGTGGGGTAGAATAGCCTGCTACCGTGGACTCAGTGTTATTTGCCACTTTAAGGCTTCCCACATTGAGTCAGCAAAATAATCCACTGATAAGTTGGGGAACGAAAATCACTCAAACGTGTACTTGTTTCATTATGATGAAGATTTCCACACTTCATTCTTTTTGACATTGTATATAACAAGTTTAGGGCCTTGCTATGCTAGTTGGTGTATAGTACCTGTTCGTCATGTTCTCAGCAGCCGTAGGATCCTTCTTCTTGTACCTCAAGAAATTTACAAAGCATAGTTCTAAATTTACTGGCTGCAAACATATCTGAGAGAATTCAGGGCTATTGGTTAGACATTCTCCTACGTTCAACACAGCTTTTTCTGCGAACAATCCATGGCAGCATACCCTCTCCTTTTCGCTTTCCAATGGCGAACAGAGTGCACACAGACACCATTCTTCGCAGTGGCTCGCGGAACTGGTACTCGTATCTGCAACGGAATTCGAGCCAACATCACAAACAGTCGCGGACTGTGAATCTTTGCTTAACTCCTCTTCTCGATGTCTCAGTTCTTCCTCTGAATATTCTGGTTCGAAAAAATATGCTTCTAATCCAAAggcttccattttcttttttcaagaTAATTGATCGACAATAAATGATTTAACTTTTGGAGTGCGATGATGGATGTAAGTGACGCTATCGCTAGGACTGAGTATGCGGTGAAAGCAATCTAAAGACGGTAAAATCAAATCATTGAAATGATCccaatattaacatttttacCAATACTagttacaaataataaatttcaaacacttttgaagtttttatacagatcaataaagacaaaatttaattttgatctatattttattcattactattgttgaaagtacaattttaattaattcaGGGATTGGcaactatttttttcttaaaatacgCCATGtgtgtacagatcagtgcatGTGGCTGGCTTTCGTCACGGAACTGGCTCCAAACAAAATGGCGCGACACATGAACGACATTCAAATGGTTTTTTCATCTCAAAGAAGGGatttttatgtctttttatTGCCTTTACTGGAAAGACCATCTGTCAAAACGTAAgaatggatggaaaaaaaactagggtttatttctcctttaagtCAAACTTTTGGAATTACAAAGGACTTATTTGGATTATTTTCGAATGGAATGGCGAACTTAATGACAAGGTCTGTGATTATGACTTGTTAGTTTTGTTTCCGGATATAAGTGCAACACATGCATTCACGAGAACGAACATTTGGACACATTTGCTTCGACTGGTGACTATACTGCTACCTAGCCTTGGCTAATACTAaacgtactactactaaagtACTAGTTATAGTATTAGTAAGTAGTTCTAGTACTTTAGCTAGTGTACTGTAGCAATATAGCCTAGGCCGAATCAGTatttactaggcctaggctatataggcctactagtacTTGTACTTATACTACGACTACTAGCTTAGTACTATACtattagcagtagtagtagtactgtcaCTGATAATTTACTATAGTGACTTATTCAAGTAAAGTTATGGACAATGCAGATGGAATTGTTCTCGTGAGtcgtggtaaaaaaaaaaaaatcattttttttctatttttttaaagGCCTAGGGCATAGCCTTGGCCTATATAGCCTAGGCCAGAGACGCTAGCGCTACCTGTACTATTCTTTTTAAGGTTTGCTAAAGGTAGTTGTAGCAGACTCCACAAGTCATTGTCTtcaactccagaagttacaaagtaggtttaatattcggcataacttttttcaaatactatagggttgtgaatggaatGGCTTGGCTGAGAAAATTGTTCTTgcaagtaggctaggcctagtaagaatagtttataaataattgttactagttgcaagaatagccacggccttaaaaatgctttggacaagtactttaagcattgtaatcgggtatGACTTTTTGtgtcttggttttttttttttcttctcccgCATAGGCCTAGGGGCTTGATAGGAACTTCattgtccctcctgatccttttttctacttaTGAGTtccgatcccccccccccctccccgagtTAGTTTGATTATAACTTTGAAGGAAAACTTTCTTACCGCTTTGACCTTCTGTTAGGCATACTTCATACTCtgcaaattgttttttctttctgaccCTTTTGGTTTGTGTGTTGTTTGTTGGCTGCCTCTTGTttattacggatgcggtccgtctagctattcatttcgaaaaaaaagtgaaaactactttcggtcatatatagtaaaaaagtgtgacacggttagacaggcgccttgcgaggaatttgggaggggcaaagcttgtacccagactttctaagcgtagcgccaccattagttggcgcgaagcgccaAAAAAAAATTCGGCCGAAAAtgcttcccaggccttgtaagttgcatctaagcattttctattttgaaattactagcgatatcatcaaaaatacaaaacatatgcttaaaaaaaactatgccaccaaatattgggggggatatttgatactatatcccccacctaaaatattgggggggacatgtccccccgtccccccatgatcgccgcccatgcatttatatttttaatatgtatTGATTGTTCTCCATTATTAACTATTAACCactaaaaacaaatttcacttGTATGTCATACTTTGTGCATATTATCATGCTCACTGTTTCATATTGTggttaaatatttttcttttacaaaaacTATGTATTTCTGTATAAGTATCCATATTTGCCCAAGTTGTTTTACGAAAACATgtcaaacattttaattttcaattaaCCACTTCTCCAGGGCTACTTGAAACTTGAACATGTGTGTTGTATATTCACATAGTTTGTTACTCATCAACAGAGTCCGCCTCCACCTCTACACCACAAAAACAGAAATGGCCAGGTCCATTGTGGCAGTACTTTTCATCTATTTCATTCATTAACTTCATGTGCGTAAACTGTACCCACTTTCAGTGCATTTTCCCATTGAAGTGACACTGATAGTTGGAGGTACAATCATACAATGTTTCTTCGCCATGCATTTCATGTTTTACTGATGTGTACTACAAGTTAAAAATGGGTACCAGGAAATCTTCCTTTACAGGCACTTCTTTAAGCAGCTTACCCTTTTGTTTGATAGTCAAGGAATAAGTCATAGACAATCTCTAAATAAAGCCTCTTTTCCTGTTGTTCTCTCAAGTTGCTTGTTTATTTATAGTAGAAGTAGCACTGAGTTTATTACACAGTTTATTAAACAGTGAGCTTGCAAACCACAAAGATCAAACAGTGTACCAACTGAAAGCTTACATTTCAGCTTAGCATAAGCACTGCTCTTTGGCAGAAGATTTGTAAACCATGATCCAAGTTTCCTCTTGTCTTCACTATCAATGCTTACTCAAATGGTTTACCACAGGAAGCTTATATTTCAGCTTAGCATAACCACTGCTCTTAGGCCAAAGATTTGTAGAACTTTCACGTTTCCTCTTATCTTCCCTCTCTTACTATCTACATTGGTAACTTATTTGATCATACTTTTTCTCCTGGGTACATGTGAAAGTTTCCTGATTACTTTCAATAGGAAAGCAGATCATTCAGAAACTAAAAGCTTCAAAATACATATGTTTCCATGATAATCCACTGTGTATGGCAAAGTAAAGTTAATGGTATTGTGGGGCACAGTGCCACTTGCGTTAGACAAGGTTGAAATGTTGCAACTTGCCGTTACAAAGTTGATAATTTAGTTCCTTGCTGAGAGCAAATTAACCATACGCTTTGCTTTCAAGTCAATATTTGGAGGTttgtgagggtgtacatgtgtGTTTGCGCCACTGTGTGGGACCTTTTATTTTGTATACACAATAAttcaacaagggaatgattgaCCATTGTGATGATTTCTTAAAATGTTCCATACAATGTAATCAAACAACAGCAGTAAGGGATTAtgaaattatttcatcatttctgaGTCAACATACTCAGCTAATTTGCCCCCAACCAATGGGTATTTTGGCAtgtaaaacagaaatatttttaTTCTACAAAGTAACGTTACCAAtttatgcgatggtgattgcgtgTGAGTATGTGACGCCCTTGGCAAGTAAACACGATGTTGGATTGAAGCCATACATGGTACATATATGCaccatagtgagtagaagaaccctattgattttggctTTCAtctaatgaataataatgaagTCACGGGGTCAAACCTAAATATTTTCCAATGCTTATAACTCTGCAACCGAGAGTAAGAATTTTATTGCATActtggtattaatgtgttggtagatagtgggtaCATGGTAACATATGTTCAATTTGATAactattatgcatatttattaggggagcggtaaacacggtaactgaacaactacaagttggattgaaatcatacttggtacatatatgcgtcatagtgagtagatgaaacttattgattttggtgctaatctcatgaataataattaggtcacagggtcaattgtgaaaatctccaaatgcttaTAACTCCACAACAAAATGTCAGAATTAAGTGCAAAATGGTGCAGTATTAATGTGTTGCTAGATAGTGGGTACATGGtaatatatgttcaagttgatattatgcatatttattaggagGCTGGGCTTAAGTTTATTTGCATGAAAATAGTTTGTAAACACGGtgactgaacaacgacaagttggattgaagtcatacttggtatgtttaTATGCGCCATAGTGAATAGAAGAGCCCTATtaattttggtgctcatctcatctTTGTGTTTTAGGTGTGAACCTGTGGAAGAATATCACTGGGTAGCACTGGCTTGCCTGCGAgccttactgtactgtacctagTGAATCCCTAAGGTGCAATGATGAGAGGTTATTTCCCAGCACAAGTTTTGATGTTCCCCCTGTCCATTGATACTTTCTATTTTCTTATGTCCCTAAACCCTTTTGTATTGTGCAATATAGTAATTGCCAGTTGTACTTTAGTTGTGTAGTTTTAAATGTGATTATGCTACATTCAATGAttaaaaaagggaaaacaaaactCAAGGTCTTAGAATAAGTTGTGGTGGGTGACttttcccccaccccacccccaataatGTTGCTTGTACATGTGcatgtaaaataatatattcaCAGCTAATGTACACAAGTAAGATTTGCATGAACTTTACCCGTTGTAAATACCTCCACATTTCACAAACTTTCATATTATTGATTCTTTCAGAGCCCCATctgaaacaacagaaaacttgCAGATTGCAGACTTGGAGGATTCCCAAagtgatgaagatgaagatgaataTGGGTGACTGGGATGAAACTGTGAAGGAAGTCACCAATATTCCAAGGTATGTGAACATTCTGTGATAATGAAATGTATGGCGTTCATATCCATTCCATATGCTGACTTGTTTTGACAGGCAACAAggttttattacaaatttggtAAAAACATAATTTCATTTCCATAGACAAAAATCAAACAGTGTTACTGTTTCATTGCTTTTAAGGTACCATGGGTTTAAGAACTTGCTCAACATAACTGAGTGGTCATTTCAAGTAAGGggagtcatttttttttaaactgaacTGTATACAATATCTCCATCTAGAGTCTGCAGAATATTTTGGATGTATGTGAGCAGAGCTAATGtccatatttttgttgttttcctttaTCTAAGGGCTATTAGAGGTTGGCAAATACtcaacaatgaaacattttaatgaGGTGTGCTTCTTGTCATGTTGACCAATGAATACAACTCAGACTGCTGTTGAGCTTGATTTTCACACCCATTTCATTTATAACAAGTCAACACACTACTGTACATTAGATTTTCTTCTCTGGTATGCTAATTGCtgctatttttcttttatagtgACCAGCTGATTTCAAACCTATCTGTTCAGGAGGAAGTTTTTGGTGGCATGAGAGACAGAAATGAGGAACTGGATGAGGACGAGGACAGCCAAGGTGATGATGTCAAACAAGCAATAGCTGCCTGTGTTGATGACCAGAAGGGAATTGTCTGGGTGAGCCAGCTGATCCAACTCATTAAGTTGCTGAATGGTGACATATGTAAAGAGAAGGGGTGCTGCAGAGAGATGGCATATAAGACCTGCTTTGTTGGCACAGGGCTATCAATATCATGGTCATGTCAGCAAGGACATGGTTGTGGTAAATGGCACTCACAACCATTTTCAAGAAGATGTATGCTGGCAATTTATTGATGGCTGCTGTAGTTCTTTTATCTGGGAACAGTTTCTTAAAGATGAAAGATTTCTGTAACACTGTAGGGTTAGCCTCCATATCGGAAGATACATTTTACAGAGTCCAGAAACGATATGTAGCCCCAGTAGCAGATACATACTGGACTAAGATGCAAGAGAGTATTCTGGGCAGCTATGGAACTGATGATGTTATTCTTGCTGGAGATGGCAGGTGTGACTCACCAGGACATAGTGCCCAATACTGTAGTTATGTTTTGACAGACGAAAGCAAAAAAAAGGTGCTGCATGTTGAAACGGTCGATGTCAGGGAGGCAGCAGGGAAGAGTCCAAACATGGAGAAAATTGTGTTTGAACGGGGTTTGGACTTCTTGATGTCCAGAATGTACGGGTGAAGGAAATTGTCACAGATGGACACCTTCAAATCTCATCAATGATGAAGAACTCTCAAAAATATCGGGGCGTGACTCACCAACATgaaattgccaaaaaaatcaataaagtgTCACAAAAGGGGGAAAACAAGGTACTGAGAAGTTGGATGCCTTCAATCCGAAATCACTTCTGGTTTTC is from Apostichopus japonicus isolate 1M-3 chromosome 16, ASM3797524v1, whole genome shotgun sequence and encodes:
- the LOC139983186 gene encoding uncharacterized protein, translated to MEAVGFTRCFPTVLNDHKLSIEKFASDRHVSIRKLMKDNHEGVKHNFDVFHLAKNISSKLRKIAKKKGNEEIECWIKAINNHVWYCSTNCGKDPSMLLEMWMSLSHHITGKHSWHDDERFQSFKESCHQPIDPEISRRKRWLVDGSPAHNAPNKIILSKRLLNDLKYLAEFMHTGALEVYHNVVLKYAPKRLEFDYPYMSARLKLAAMDHNHNVGRSHAVVQQPRTGSSVKGELQFKKCYSKIQKQWVIKPIYEKKSLEYLSTMMAGVIKRKQDRRIGAIEQAPAPNIAPVPAPEKEEMVAKHSSRF
- the LOC139983187 gene encoding P2X purinoceptor 7-like, yielding MEAFGLEAYFFEPEYSEEELRHREEELSKDSQSATVCDVGSNSVADTSTSSASHCEEWCLCALCSPLESEKERVCCHGLFAEKAVLNVGECLTNSPEFSQICLQPVNLELCFVNFLRYKKKDPTAAENMTNRQRRLMAYTQLALWPNYSVPLGKGVRIVLPSCCVGEIRSHFPEDSHEQYIGFREVTEALQLE